Part of the Halalkalibacter krulwichiae genome is shown below.
ATTCTGTGTATCGATTCATAAGAGAAGACAAAGGAGAAGCAGAACAATATCAGCTTCCACCTTTATTGTTAGCTCAGTTAAAGTATGGGATGGAGCATGAGATGGTGACAACGCCTAGTGACTTTTTTAATCGAAGAACATCAGCGATCTTTTTTAACATTGCTTGGGTATTGAAGTGGAAAGATGCTGTTATTCACTATATGGCTAATATGAAAAAATGGTCAAGTGAAGTAAAAAAGCGTCATGAAAATAATTTAAATAATGAGCTTCAATGGGCTCAAAGTCCTTTAGAGGAAGAACGCCCTGAGAGTAGAGTCGGATAAAGAAGAGATGGTTCTTTGAGTTAAGAATATCATAACAAATCATGGTAATGTTATAATATAGTTAGACTTTATAAAAAAGGGTGATGAGTATGCTAAGTGATGAACTAGTTAAAGGGCTTAATGATCAAATGAATTATGAATTTTATGCGGCACATTCTTATTTAGCAATGGCAGCCTATTGCTCTGCAGAAAGTTATGATGGCTTTGCGAATTTCTTCTTAGTTCAAGCTGAAGAGGAACGGTTTCATGCAATGAAGTTCTATAACTTTATCAATGCATTAGGTGAGAGAGCAAAGATTCAAGCACTGCCAGAGCCTAATAATAGCTTTTCTTCTATTCTTGATGCATATGAGAAAGCATTGGTACAAGAGAAAGAAGTTACGAAAAAGATTTATCACTTATCTGACTTGGCTCTTGATGCAAGAGAGCATGCAACCATCAATTTTTTAAAGTGGTTTATCGATGAGCAGGTTGAAGAAGAAGATCTATTTGATAGCATTATTCAGAAGTTAAAACGAATTGAAAATGACAGCAATGCCTTTTTTATGCTTGATGATGAATTTTCTAAACGGTCATTTACACCTGAAGCAGAATAATAAAAAAAGTGGATCATTTGTGAGCAATCTCATAATGGTCCATTTTTTTTTGCTGTGTTATAAAAGGTAATTTTATTGCTAATGTTTAACGAAGCTTAAAGCAACAACCTCCGGAAAGGATTGTTTCATTTGTGCCTAAGGAAAAACAGTTTTTTTAGATAAATAATTAGTGGTGTTCGTTGCATATAGATTCTTAAGAGGGGGGATACGATGAACATTTCACAATTGCCAGCTGATATTATCTCCAGGCATATCGTATCAAATCGTTTAGATGTTTATTATCCACAGCTTCATCGATTGAAAGATTATACAGTACAAATGATGTTGAATGAGCGAATAAAAAAGCAAGTCATGACTATGATGAAAAAGCAGGGTTACAAAGAGAATCCTCAAACAACTATAACCGGAGGATATGAAATTAAGACTAATCAACGAGATATTGTAAGCCTTACCAATAGTCATTATTCTTATTCTGGTGGAGCGCATGGTGTTACCCTCTTAAAGTCTTTGACGATGAATATAAAGAACGGTTTCGTCTATTCATTAAAAGATTTATTTAAGCCAAGTACTGATTATAAGAATAGGCTCAACTTTTTAATAAACGAACAAATTAAAGAACGTGAATTGCCATTAATTGCTCCTTTTGAAGGCGTTTCATCCAACCAATATTATTATATTTCGGATAAAGCGCTTATTATTTACTTTCAACTATATGAATTGCTTCCTTATGCATGGGGATTTCCCTATTTTGTTATATCCGTATATGACATTCAAGACTTATTAATAGAGGATGGTGCACTCGGAAGAATGGTTTATTAACTAAGAGGTTTAGGCGATATAGGGAAAGAGGTCAAACCTTGTTAGGTTTGACCTCTTTCTAACTTTCCGTTAGGAAGCTTTATTTTAAGAATGAACGTAGCATCCAATTATGCTTTTCTAAAGATTGATGAATAGCTAATAGCATGTCCGCTGTTGTTTCGTCGCCTAAAGAATCAGCTGCTTCCATTCCATCTTTTAACTCATCGATAATTGTATTGAAATCTTCTACTAGTTCTCCAACCATAGATTCAGCGTCTTGGCTGCCTGTAGCTTCTTGGATGGATGAAGTTTCTAGAAATTCTTTCATAGTAGCAACAGGATGCCCTTTTAGAGCTAATAATCGTTCCGCTAATTCATCAATATGGGTAGACGCTTCATTGTATAATTCTTCAAATTTGTCATGTAATGTAAAGAATGCCGGCCCTTTGACATACCAATGGTAGTTGTGTAATTTAACAAAAAGTACACTCCAGTTTGCAATTTGCTTGTTTAAGATTGTAGAAACTTTTTCTTGGCTCATATCATAACCTCCTCAAATTCGCTTCACTTTACTTTTACCCATTTCATGAAAATTATAAACCATTTTTTTCATTTTCTTATAATTAAAGTTGGTAAAGTCTGTGAAAATGGCTGAGGTTTCCTTTAAGTGACAATAGTAAAAGTGGAAGTTCCGCCATGAACCTGTGTAAACATATTAGCAGCTGCTTGAAGGAGTTTATTTGCTTCATCTACATTCATCTCTGGTCGTAAATAGAATATATGTACGGCAGAGGTTGTCTGAGTCGTTACTTTTGTTCGATCTGAATCGACAATTGGACTACCGAAGGCCCCTTCGTTGTCAGCAACAATTAGCTTTCCGCTCATATCATTATTTCGACCATTAACACCTAAATAAGAGTCGCTTTCTTTTCCTAATCGTAATGAAATGTTCCCACTAATATGATCGCGATCATAAATCCCCATTGGAATACAATACTGCAAAGAAAAGAATGTATTTAAATCAACGGCAGAATGGACAAGCGGTAAGGAGTTACCTTTTTTAATTCGTCTAAAAAGTGATTCTTGAGAAGGGCGGTATCTCCCTGGATTCATATTAAGCGTTTTGAATATGTTTCTCCATTCTGCAATTCCTTTATAATCAATGAGCTCTTTAGTTTCTAATTCAAATCTTAATGTTTCTTGAAAAAACTGTAAACGTCCTTTTAACATTTGAGGTGAATCACTAATCACGATATGATTGTATAAGATTACTCCTAATTTAAACGTTGGAAGTTTAGAGGAGATGGATTGATCAATAATTACGTTTACCATATATAGGCCTCCTAGCATGTATTGCTTTACATTTTAGCATAAGGGAGGAAAAGGGAGAAGAAAGGTGATTGACCAATGACACTTGCCCAATTAAAGGATGAGCTTATTGCATATAGTAAAACAATAGGAGTCGATAAAATTGGTTTTGCATCTGCAGATCCATTTGCCGAATTAAAAAATCGACTACTAACTCAGCAACAGCTTGGGTATCAATCTGGTTTTGAAGAATCCGATATTGAAAAGAGAGTTTATCCTGAGAAGTTGCTTCAAGGTGCAAGAACCATAATATCGATCGCTCTTGCATATCCATCTAAGATGTCTAACTCACCTAGAAATACGAAAGAAGAACGGAGAGGGATATTCTGTCGTGCCTCGTGGGGAAAAGACTATCACGATATTTTAAGAGATAGATTGAAGAAACTTGAAATTTTTCTCAAGGAACGTGCTCCAGAAGCGAAGACCATTTCAATGGTTGATACAGGAGAGCTTTCAGACCGTGCTGTTGCAGAACGAGCCGGAATTGGCTGGAGTGGCAAGAACTGCGCCACTATAACTCCAGAATTCGGTAGTTATGTTTATTTAGGAGAGTTAGTAACGACTCTTCCCTTTGAACCTGATACACCAATGATAGAACAATGCGGGTCTTGTACGAAATGTATTGATGCTTGTCCAACTGGAGCCCTCGTTCAAGGTGGCCAGTTAGATTCAAATAAATGCATTGCTTTCTTAACACAAACAAAAGATTTTCTTCCAGACCAATATCGAAAAAAGTTAGGAAATCGACTATATGGTTGTGATACATGTCAGCAAGTATGTCCTGAGAATAAAGGAAAAGATTTTCATAACCACCCGGAGATGGAACCAGATCCCGAGATTGCTAAGCCCAAACTAATCCCTCTTCTTACAATAAGTAATCGTGAGTTTAAAGAGAGGTTTGGACACATTTCTGGTTCATGGCGTGGGAAAAAGCCAATTCAAAGAAATGCAATCATTGCCCTTGCTCATTTCAAAGATCAGCAAGCTTTGCCTATTTTAGCGGATCTCCTAAAGAAAGATCCTCGCCCCGTTATAAGAGGAACGGCTGCCTGGGCTATAGGTGTAATAGGGAGCATCGAAGAGAAAAGGCTGCTTGATGAAGTGAAAAACACCGAAAAAGACGATAAAGTGCTACGAGAGATCGATAAAGGACTAAATATAATGGAATATAAGGAATAGTCGTCTAGCACAAAACTGGTTTAATAATGTAAGATGAGGAATAGATTGGACAATCGGAAGGAAGGGATTAGATGACAACGCAAATACCTCATTATGTCACAGAAATGAATAGTCCCCTAGGTGCTCTTACGATCGTTGCAACAGATAAAGGCGTTTGTCATATTCATTTTGGCGAATTAACTAAATGTATGGCAACTTTAAAAGCCTGGCTAACAAAACAAGGCAGAAAAGGCGATCTTATTCCCTGTGAGAATACTTTAAAGCCTATCTGTGAGCAGTTACAACAATACTTCTCAGGTGAGAGAACAAGATTTAGTGTTCCACTTGATTTGTGTGGAACTGAATTCCAAAAGAAAGTTTGGAATACGTTAAGCGAAATTGAATATGGTGAAACGAAATCATACAAAGAAATTGCCCAAAAAGTAGGTGCTCCTAAAGCAGTTCGTGCGATAGGTGGAGCCAATAACCAAAATCCAGTCCCTATTATTATCCCATGTCATCGTGTGATAGGGAGTAACGGAAATATGGTTGGATATGGTGGAGGGCTTGATAAAAAAGAACTTCTGTTAAGTTTAGAAGGTGCAATTGAAAAAATATCGTAAGAAGAGTGAGCGAGTGAGCGCATCACTCCTTTTTTTATTTGTAAGGACTGCTTCTTCTAGAGATATTGTCGTTGATTGATGTAACTCCAGACCCTTTCTCTGCTTAGATTAGGATTACTAAAAATACCTAGGAAAGCATAGGTTTTTTAGTGGAAGGGGAAGTGATCTATGAAGAAAAACATAGTAAAACAATTACATGATCTTATTGAGAAACGAAATAGACAATATGTTGAAGAAAGCAGAGACGAAAAGGATGAAGTGGTTGAACGAAAAATTAGAATGCATAGGAAGAGAGGAGCTGAAATTGTTAAAGCGCGTGTAGAAGGAGATATTTTACGTAGTTCACGTATAGGCGATGAGCTTGTAGTCGATTATGGTCTACACTCTGAGTTTCTTATACAATTACATGATCAGTTGTACATTGAAGAACTAAGAGAAGGGAGGAGAGCTTCTTTTAAGAATGATGAACTAACATTGGATCAAGCTCATCACCATTATGAGGAAGAGAAACAAGCGTTAAAGTCACCAAGACAAAATATAGAGCACCGAAGTCAAGCTCTAAGAGCTTATAATCGAAGAGACGCGGTTAGATATGCAGAGCGTTGGTGGGATGATTATAATCCAGAATATAGGAAATTCACCGATAACTGTACCAATTTTATTTCTCAGTGTCTAAGTGCGGGTGGTGCGCAAATGGCTTGGCACTCAGATAGAGCAAAGGGTTGGTGGTATAGTGGTGACAATTGGAGTTTAAGTTGGGCAGTGGCTCATTCGTTTAGATGGTATTTAAGTGGTGCGAAAACTGGTTTCCGCGGTGAGGAAAGACAAAGTGCCTTGGAACTTGTACCAGGAGATATTATTTGCTATGACTTTGATGGTGATGGACGTTGGCAACATACAACCATCGTAGTCGCTAAAGATGCAAACGGGGAGCCGTTAGTGAATGCACAAACGGCTAATAGTAGAATGCGCTATTGGAAATATGAAGATTCAACAGCTTGGACCCCGAATATCAAATATAAGTTCTTTCATATAATAAATTAAAAATGAGGAATGCTTTAATAAAGTTTGTCATGAAATGCTTAAGAGAGCAATTTATGTGAACGAGCTGAATTAGAGCATTCCTTCTTTACGTTTCTTCTTTTCCTAAGAGGTGTTATAATGGATTTTGTCGTATTATAGGTAGGATGTAATAGCAAGAACAAAGTATGAGAGAAATTGAGGTGTATGCACGTGGGTTTACATATCGTGCTTTATCAACCAGAAATTCCAGCGAATACAGGAAATATCGCTCGAACATGTGCGGGGACTAATACAACTTTGCACTTAATTCGTCCTCTAGGCTTTTCTACTGATGATAAAATGTTAAAGCGAGCTGGTTGTGATTATTGGCCAAGTGTTACTATTAAGTATTATGACTCAATGGACGAGCTTTTCACATCATATCCAAATGGTGAGTTTTATTTTATTGAAACGTTTGGAACAAAGAACTATAGTGAATTTGATTATTCTAACAATGATCTAGATCATTTCTTTGTATTTGGGAAAGAAACAACTGGAATACCAAAGGAGATTGTTGAAAAGCGGATTGATCGTTGTTTTCGGATTCCTCAAACAGATAAGATTCGCTCATTGAATTTATCTAATACAGCAGCAATCGTCATTTATGAAGCGATTCGCCAACAAGGCTTTCAAAATTTATCATAATGTAAAAATCGACCAGACTCATAAGAGCTTGGTCGATTTTCAAAAAAATAAAGAGGTTGTTAGTTCTTGTGCGGATTGTCTTCATAGCCTGCAGTGAAAATAGCAGTCAAGAAAACAATACTAACACCAAGGATGAGTAATGTACCCATTTAAATTCCTCCTTGTCACAAATCATAAATTTATTATAAAGCAATTCTCTTCAGAAAGAAATGGGAAGAAGAGATTTGTATCTGATTAGTCATATTTCCACTGTGAAGGAGTTCGCTTCTAGTAATAAGTAGATAGGAGAAATATCTATGTCAAATCGCTATATCACAAGCCATTTTCCTCTAATATCTATTCTTCTCTATAGTTTGGCGTTTGCTATTTTTTCTCAAGGATTTATTTTAACACAATTGGTCGACCTAGGGATCTACAATGGAATGCTTGAATTTATTTCAGAGAGTGGCATAAAAATAACAATACTTTTTTTAATGCAATTATTTTTCTTTATGGTGTTTTCAGCGTTAAAATTAATTGCCGATACAATGATTGAGCTATCAATGCTCTTTTTTTCAAAGGATGAAGAAGGCAATGAATTAAATAAAGTGAGAGCAGGATCATGGATCTTTCTCGCCTCAAGTATTATTGCTCTTTTTCTTGCCCAGTATCTCTTGGTGCTAGTCGTTGTGTTTGTTATAGCGACCTTGGCGTACTTTATCTTCCTTGTATATAAGATCAGCGATACTTTGACTTTAGCTGGTTTAATAGGGTTTATCTTCTTTCAAATCATCTTTTGGAGCGTTTTTATCTTAGCTATTGTTCTTGCGATGGTAAAACTTTATAACAGCTTTATGGCTAGTTTGCCATTTTAGCTAACGTGATCAGGATGAAACCATTGGTTTCATCCTTTTTGAATATACAAATGATACATTCTTATTCTAAAGCCTTTTTTTGAAAGTTTGAGGACAAGCGCCAATTCAAAGTACATGCAATTATCATATCTTACTATTAAACGACAAATAGGGAGTGATAGTAGAATGGGAAAAAAGAAACACCATAAAAAAAAGGTAAAGGATCTTGGGAATATTAGTATAAATCAAGTTGTTAAAGTAAATTGTGGATGTAGTTCGAGAAAGAAAGTTGAAACGAAAGACAAAGAAGACAAAAGAGGAAAAGTTTGTAAGTGTAGTGGCTTTGTAAATGGAGAGTTTATCGTTGCTAATATATGTCCTGGTTGTAAACTTGATGGGAGTTTTGTTACGTTCACGTTTGACGAAGTTAACTTTACAGCTACAAGCATAAGTAAACCGGAATGTTTTACAATACAAAATGAAACCTATTTATCTACTTCTGGATTAGGAGTAGTTCAATTCAACGGAGAAATGTTTGACGTATTTTATACTTTTTCATTATCAGACTTACCCTCTGAGCCGGAAATAGCTTCTCTAATACTGACAGGTACGGATTCAACAGGCAATACTTTTCTCTTTGGGATCTTAGAAGAGATCTTTGGTGATGATTTATTGAATGTGACTCCTTGCCATGGTTCTAATTGCTCTTCTAAACATAGTCGTCCATCACACTATAAAATGACAAGAAGCTTTAAAAGAAATACAACAAATAAACCATGCGCGAGAATGGTTATTAGTCAGGGTGGGCAAATTGAAGAGTTTGATTTAACGAAATAGACAAAAGGCAAGCCGGCGAAAAGGCTTGCCTTTTGAATTAAATACCTAGTTCATTAACTCTCTCCAAATTTCCAAATGTGGGGCTCGATCAGAAATATGAGCAATACTCGACCATTTATCTTTTCCGACCCAAACGCCGGTTGTGTATTGATCGGTTAGGCCAACAAACCATAGATCAAAGTAATCGCTTGAAGTACCTGTTTTTCCACCTGAATAAGGTGTGTTGACTTGAGCCCTTCTAGCAGTACCAGTTGTCATAACTTCAGCTAATAACTTTCTCATTTTGTCATTTGTTTGTTTACTCCATACCTCTATTTCTTTTTGGTCCCAACTATAAAGCAGATTTCCTTCTTTGTCCGTTACTTGTTTGATTCCATATGCTTTGTGGTAGGAACCCTCATGGGCGAAAGTGGTATAAGCTCTTGTAAGTTCTAGAGGGGTTACTCCATACGTAAAGCCTCCTAATCCAGAAGCGAGTCGGTGTTCATCAGAATCAACTTTTGCGAAAGCAAACGGTTCTAGATAGGAAAAAGCAGTGTCAATTCCAACTCTGTCCATAATACGAACAGCAGGGGTGTTATAGGAATGTTTTAGAGCGGTTGAAAGTGGGACCACTCCGTATTGACCGCCTCCATAATTTTGTGGACAGTACGGTTTACCGTTCTCTTCTATACATAAGTTATCTGCATTGATCGTACTTTGAATAGGAACTTGATATTCTTCTAAATATGGTGCATACACAAGCAATGGTTTAATTGCAGAAGCGGGTTGCCGATACATTTGAAATCCGCGATGGAAATCAAATTTTTGATACTCTTTTCCTCCTGTTAAGGCAATGAGTTCATTCGTTTGATGATCAATGACTACAGCAGAAGATTGAATATCATGCTCTGGTACGTGACGATGAATGGCTTTAATAGCTAAGTTTTGAACAAATGGGTCCAGTGTTGTTTCGATGTGGATACCTTGTTGAAGTAGATCCTGGACACGTTCATTCAACGATTGCTCAATAAGACGTTTTTCATCGTCTGAATTTGTGCTGTTGAACTTGTGATTGAACCCTTCGCTTTCGCCAATTAAGTCAATAAATTCTTGATGAATGTATGTGACATAATCAGAATGTAAATCAATTTTTTGTCTGACAGTCAAAGTAACATTTTCCATAAGAGCTGCTTCGTATTGTTCTTCTGAAATAAAGGTTAACTCTAACATTTTTTGTAAGATCCAAGCTTGTCTTAAAGAAGTACGATCACTATGCTTAATTGGGTCATAATGGCTTGGGTTGTTAGGAACAGCACTTAAAAATGCAGCTTCAGCAAGTGTTAAACGTTCACTTGGTTTGTTAAAATAATATCTACTAGCAGCTTCAATGCCATAAACCCCATTACTGAAATAAACGGAATTTAAATAAAGCTCTATAATCTCTTGTTTTGAGTAATTTTTTTCAATTTCATGAGCGTATAGAATTTCACTCATTTTGCGGTTATAGGATTGTTCATGGGTAAGAAAAAGATTACGTGCAAGTTGCTGGGTCATCGTACTAGCGCCTTCTTCAATATTTTCATGTTTAGCATTAGAAGCAATTGCTCTTACAATGGCTATAGCATCATATCCTTTATGTTCAAAGAAGCGTTGATCTTCCGTAGCGATGAAGGCATCAATGACTAATGCCGGAAGTTCATCATAAGGCAGATACACTCGATTTTCGTCTCGGAAAATTTCGCTAATTACATCTCCATTACGATCTAGCATGAGACTGTTGCTTGAAAGAGTAATGTCTCTTACATTAACATGGTCATCTATAACATCTGATAAAGTTCTGATGTTTTTTACCTCTGCACTTACTTCGATAATTAAAAAGATATAAACTACAAATATAAGGCCAATAATTGTCCAACCTGTTGAAGATTTCATCATTTCACACACTCTTTTCGACATTTACTACACGTATTGTACCATTAAAAAATTTTTTTAGGTTATGGAAACAGTAAGGAAAGTCAAATTGTGAGGAAGAAATCAAAAAGTGATGCATGTTCACTTTCCTTTTTGCATATGGTTTATTAATCTCGCTCTTGACCACGAGGATGGAGGTACCTTACATGACTATATTAAAAAAGATTGAGCATTTCAGAGAAGAAGAGGAACGTTTAAAGTGGGAAGGAACATTTGCTGACTATTTAGACCTGTTGAAGGAGAAGCCGTGGGTTGCCCAAACTGCTCACTCCCGTGTTTATAATATGATTAAAGATGCTGGAGTTGAAGAAGTAAACGGTAAAAAAGAGTATACGTTTTTTAAAGATCAACTTTATGGTGTGGAAGAGTCGCTTGAGAAGCTAGTAGAGGAATATTTCCACTCTGCAGCAAAGAGATTGGATGTAAGAAAACGGATCTTATTATTAATGGGACCCGTTAGTGGTGGTAAATCAACACTTGTCACAATGTTAAAACGTGGGCTAGAGCAGTATTCAAGAACAGAAAATGGGGCTGTTTTTGCCATTAAAGGCTGCCCAATGCATGAAGACCCTCTTCACTTAATACCGAACCACCTTCGCAAAGATTTCTATGAAGAGTATGGAATTAAGATTGAAGGTAATCTATCACCGTTAAATATGATGCGGGTAGAAGAGGAATATGGTGGAAGAATTGAAGATGTTATCGTTGAGCGAATTTTCTTTTCTGAAGATAAGCGCACGGGGATTGGAACGTTTAGTCCTTCTGATCCGAAGTCTCAAGATATTGCCGATTTAACTGGAAGTATTGACTTTTCGACAATTGCTGAGTATGGTTCTGAGTCAGATCCAAGAGCGTATCGATTTGATGGTGAGTTAAATAAGGCGAATAGAGGGATGATGGAGTTTCAGGAAATGTTAAAGTGTGATGAAAAGTTCCTTTGGCATTTACTCTCGCTTACACAGGAAGGGAATTTTAAAGCGGGCCGTTTTGCTTTAATTAGTGCAGATGAGTTAATTGTCGCTCATACGAATGAATCAGAGTATAAATCTTTTATTGCTAATAAGAAAAATGAAGCTTTACATTCACGGATTATAGTGATGAAAGTCCCTTATAATTTGAAGGTTAGTGAAGAAGAAAGAATTTATAAGAAGATGATTGAAGAGAGTGATCTAGCTCATGTTCATATTGCTCCACATGCTTTAAAGGTTGCCGCCATCTTTACCATTTTAACAAGATTAAAAGAACCGAAGAAACAAGGAATTGATCTTTTAAAGAAAATGCGTCTTTACAATGGCGAAAGTGTAGAAGGCTTTAACTCACAAGATTTAGCTGAATTAAAGGTTGAAGATCCGGATGAAGGAATGAGTGGAATTGACCCACGTTACGTGATTAACCGTATTTCTTCAGCGATTATTAGAAAGCAGCTCACGTCTATCAATGCACTTGATGTGCTTCGGTCTATTAAAGAAGGATTAAGTGAACATGCTTCTATTACGAAAGAAGATCGTGAGCGTTATATGGACTTTATTGCAGTTGCAAGAAAAGAATATGATACGATTGCTAAGAAAGAAGTACAGAAAGCTTTTGTCTACTCTTATGATGAGTCTGCTAAAACATTGATGGATAACTATCTTGATAATGTTGAAGCTTATTGTAATAAGAATAAGCTTCGTGATCCTCTAACGGGTGAAGAGATGACTCCAGATGAAAAACTAATGCGTTCAATTGAAGAACAAATTGGTATTTCTGAAAATGCTAAGAAGGCTTTTCGTGAAGAGATCTTAATTCGTATTTCGGCTTATGCAAGAAAAGGAAAGAAATTTGATTACAATTCGCATGAGAGGTTAAGGGAAGCGATTCAGAAGAAACTATTTGCGGATCTAAAAGATATCGTGAAAATCACTACTTCAACAAAGACTCCTGATGAGTCACAGTTAAAGAAAGTCAATGAAGTTATTGCGAGATTAATTGATGAACATGGGTATAACTCAACATCTGCTAATGAGCTTCTTCGTTATGTTGGAAGTCTACTAAATAGGTAAACGAAAACAGACAGTTTCAAAAGTCTGTTCGGGAGCGTCTCAAATGGTCAATATCAGACCTTTGAGACGCTCCCTTTATTTAAGTGCCATGACTAATGGAAACATGTTACAATGATTGAAAGATAGAAGTGTCTCTTATTGATG
Proteins encoded:
- a CDS encoding PrkA family serine protein kinase, translating into MTILKKIEHFREEEERLKWEGTFADYLDLLKEKPWVAQTAHSRVYNMIKDAGVEEVNGKKEYTFFKDQLYGVEESLEKLVEEYFHSAAKRLDVRKRILLLMGPVSGGKSTLVTMLKRGLEQYSRTENGAVFAIKGCPMHEDPLHLIPNHLRKDFYEEYGIKIEGNLSPLNMMRVEEEYGGRIEDVIVERIFFSEDKRTGIGTFSPSDPKSQDIADLTGSIDFSTIAEYGSESDPRAYRFDGELNKANRGMMEFQEMLKCDEKFLWHLLSLTQEGNFKAGRFALISADELIVAHTNESEYKSFIANKKNEALHSRIIVMKVPYNLKVSEEERIYKKMIEESDLAHVHIAPHALKVAAIFTILTRLKEPKKQGIDLLKKMRLYNGESVEGFNSQDLAELKVEDPDEGMSGIDPRYVINRISSAIIRKQLTSINALDVLRSIKEGLSEHASITKEDRERYMDFIAVARKEYDTIAKKEVQKAFVYSYDESAKTLMDNYLDNVEAYCNKNKLRDPLTGEEMTPDEKLMRSIEEQIGISENAKKAFREEILIRISAYARKGKKFDYNSHERLREAIQKKLFADLKDIVKITTSTKTPDESQLKKVNEVIARLIDEHGYNSTSANELLRYVGSLLNR